From Toxorhynchites rutilus septentrionalis strain SRP chromosome 2, ASM2978413v1, whole genome shotgun sequence, a single genomic window includes:
- the LOC129767471 gene encoding uncharacterized protein LOC129767471 produces the protein MTSNRFSKPLTESLTSRLRNLKTSQAFQMALYLDPRRNYLNSKLFSNHEKQYIQSCIRDTWNRISELKPSTCRNEIMQSEANNSSQFDEFLTELFGGTLSTSNSSNDSTFEQQLKALDAELRQNHTFDVFQYWLMRRETHPELFNVAMVVLATPSNQVSVERAFSALALVLTSHRTGLGPGALDDILLLKQNRNIFEKVSASHDWVSILGSVKIHKLLP, from the exons ATGACTTCGAATCGATTTTCGAAACCGCTGACTGAGTCATTAACAAGTCGTCTCagaaatttaaaaacatccCAAGCATTCCAAATGGCACTCTATCTGGATCCCCGTCGGAATTACTTGAATTCAAAACTTTTCAGCAACCATGAGAAGCAATACATCCAG TCCTGCATTAGGGATACCTGGAATAGGATCAGTGAACTGAAACCATCGACATGTCGCAACGAAATTATGCAAAGTGAGGCCAACAACAGCAGCCAATTTGATGAGTTCCTCACAGAGCTTTTTGGTGGCACCCTTTCAACATCGAATAGCTCAAATGACTCAACATTTGAACAGCAATTGAAAGCGCTAGATGCAGAATTGCGGCAAAACCATACTTTTGATGTGTTTCAGTATTGGCTGATGCGACGAGAGACACATCCAGAACTCTTTAATGTAGCTATGGTTGTGCTTGCTACTCCATCAAACCAAGTCTCTGTGGAACGTGCGTTTAGCGCACTTGCCCTGGTCCTAACATCTCATAGAACTGGCTTGGGGCCAGGTGCATTGGATGACATTTTACTTCTAAAGCAGAATCGCAACATTTTCGAAAAGGTGTCCGCATCTCACGATTGGGTCAGCATTCTTGGCAGCgttaaaattcataaattaCTTCCTTGA